The Anoplopoma fimbria isolate UVic2021 breed Golden Eagle Sablefish chromosome 20, Afim_UVic_2022, whole genome shotgun sequence genome includes a window with the following:
- the dhx16 gene encoding pre-mRNA-splicing factor ATP-dependent RNA helicase DHX16 — MANLEQWVNDRLHDILGLSDRYVSQFMIGLARKSSSSQDFVTRLEETGTIDIEPSVVSFAQELFDKIPRKQVVEKPARALEREAIEMDKKNRTYTLLEDSESDGEVVREKEKGKKKNKEKDKGNRRKHIRKKKESESSSEEEAPKRGNTGLGNQDSPKKEEEEEEWEKEERERQQDIEERDAFAERVKLKDKDKTRNITERTDKKAYEEAQKRLKMAEDDQKNMLPELRKRSRWDYLKKREAEKLEDLEAEINDDEYLFHTEELTEREKKELEYKRTLRDLAKDYKKAGAREQEERKNRYYMPEEKRSKDVPQRDLELEETPMELGGEQGRWEEERLKTASLSFGAKREREQGMRQEQERYQLILEEDEMIDFVSTAMTMKGTRTDEEQEALALSQAELKKQSMQEVRRSLPIFPYREDLLAAISEHQILVIEGETGSGKTTQIPQYLLESGYTNGGMKIGCTQPRRVAAMSVASRVSQEMSVKLGNEVGYSIRFEDCTSERTVLKYMTDGMLLREFLTEPDLASYSVIIIDEAHERTLHTDILFGLIKDIARFRSDLKVLVASATLDTERFSRFFDDAPVFRIPGRRFPVDIFYTKAPEADYLEACVVSVLQIHVTQPTGDVLVFLTGQEEIETCCELLQERCRRLGSKIAELLVLPIYANLPSDMQAKIFNPTPPGARKVVVATNIAETSLTIDGIIYVIDPGFCKQKSYNARTGMESLIVTPCSRASANQRAGRAGRVAAGKCFRLYTAWAFKHEMEESTVPEIQRTNLGNVVLLLKSLGINDLIHFDFMDPPPHETLVLALEQLYALGALNHLGELTKLGRRMAELPVDPMLSKMVLASEQYKCSEEVLTIAAMLSVNNSIFYRPKDKVVHADNARMNFVVPGGDHLVLLNVYTQWLESGYSTQWCYENFIQFRSMRRARDVRDQLEGLMDRIEVEVVSSQGDSLPIRKAVTAGYFYHTARLSKGGYKTVKHQQTVYVHPNSSLFEEQPRWLIYHELVFTTKEFMRQVIEIDSGWLLEVAPHYYKSKELEDSSSKKMPRKQGKAKEELG, encoded by the exons ATGGCCAATCTAGAGCAGTGGGTGAATGACCGTCTCCATGACATCCTCGGGTTGAGTGACAGATATGTGTCTCAATTCATGATCGGCCTTGCGCGGAAATCATCGAGTTCTCAAGACTTTGTGACTCGTCTCGAGGAGACGGGCACGATTGACATCGAACCGAGTGTGGTTAGCTTTGCCCAAGAGCTCTTTGACAAG ATTCCTCGCAAGCAGGTTGTTGAGAAACCAGCGCGGGCCCTGGAACGGGAAGCCATTGAAATGGACAAGAAGAATCGGACGTACACTTTGCTGGAGGACAGCGAAAGTGATGGAGAAGTTGTGAGGGAAAAggagaaagggaagaagaaaaacaaggagaaagACAAAGGGAACAGGAGGAAGCACAtcagaaagaagaaagagagcgagTCGTCAAGTGAGGAAGAAGCACCTAAACG GGGCAATACAGGCCTAGGGAACCAAGATTCTCccaagaaagaagaggaagaggaagagtgggagaaggaggagagagagcgacagCAGGACATTGAAGAGAGAGATGCGTTTGCTGAGCGAGTGAagctgaaagacaaagacaagaccCGTAACATAACGGAGAGGACAGACAAAAAG gCTTATGAGGAAGCTCAGAAGAGGCTGAAGATGGCTGAAGACGATCAGAAGAACATG TTGCCAGAGTTGAGGAAGCGCTCTCGCTGGGATTATCTaaagaagagagaggcagagaagctGGAGGACCTGGAGGCGGAGATCAACGACGATGAGTACCTTTTCCATACAGAGGAGCTgacggagagggagaaaaaggagcTGGAATACAAACGCACCCTTCGGGACCTGGCGAAAGATTACAAAAAGGCCGGTGCAAgggaacaggaggagaggaagaacagatactacatgccagaagagaagagaagcaaG GACGTGCCTCAGAGGGACCTGGAGCTGGAGGAAACCCCCATGGAGCTGGGAGGAGAGCAAGGCcgctgggaggaggagaggctgaagACGGCCTCCCTCAGCTTCGGCGCCAAGAGGGAGCGAGAGCAAGGGATGAGGCAGGAGCAGGAGAGGTACCAGCTGATCCTGGAGGAGGACGAGATGATCGACTTTGTCAGCACTGCCATGACCATGAAGGGAACTCGGACGGACGAG GAACAAGAGGCCCTGGCTCTGTCCCAGGCGGAGCTGAAGAAACAGTCCATGCAGGAGGTCCGACGCAGCCTGCCCATCTTCCCCTACAGAGAAGACCTGCTAGCTGCCATCAGCGAGCACCAGATCCTGGTCATTGAGGGGGAGACGGGCTCCGGAAAGACCACCCAGATCCCCCAGTACCTCCTGGAAAGT ggcTACACAAATGGAGGCATGAAGATCGGATGTACACAGCCTCGCAGAGTGGCGGCCATGTCAGTGGCATCCAGAGTGTCTCAGGAAATGAGCGTCAAGCTCGGGAATGAG GTGGGTTACAGTATTCGTTTTGAGGACTGCACATCAGAGAGAACAGTGCTCAAGTACATGACGGACGGCATGCTGCTCCGAGAGTTTCTCACCGAGCCCGACCTGGCCAGCTACAG TGTGATCATCATAGATGAAGCTCATGAGAGAACGCTCCACACAGACATCCTGTTTGGTCTGATTAAGGACATCGCCAGGTTCAGGTCCGACCTGAAGGTGCTGGTGGCCAGCGCCACTCTGGACACCGAGCGCTTCTCCCGCTTCTTTGACGACGCGCCCGTCTTCAGGATCCCTGGCAGGAGGTTCCCCGTCGATATCTTCTACACTAAA GCTCCAGAGGCTGATTACCTGGAAGCTTGCGTGGTGTCGGTGCTGCAGATCCACGTCACCCAACCTACTGGAGACGTACTGGTCTTCCTCACTGGACAG GAGGAGATCGAAACGTGTTGCGAGCTGCTCCAGGAGAGATGCCGGCGGCTCGGATCTAAGATCGCAGAGCTGCTGGTCCTTCCCATCTACGCCAACCTGCCGTCCGACATGCAGGCGAAGATCTTCAACCCTACTCCGCCGGGAGCCCGTAAG GTGGTGGTGGCTACCAACATAGCAGAAACCTCGCTGACCATAGATGGCATCATCTACGTCATTGACCCAGGCTTCTGCAAACAAAAGAGCTACAACGCCCGCACCGGCATGGAGTCACTCATCGTCACACCCTGCTCACGG GCTTCGGCCAACCAGAGGGCGGGCCGTGCAGGCAGAGTGGCTGCTGGGAAATGTTTCAGGCTTTACACAGCATGGGCCTTTAAACATGAGATGGAGGAATCGACGGTGCCCGAGATTCAGAGGACCAACTTGGGAAATGTAGTCCTGCTGCTGAAGAGTTTAG GCATCAATGACCTCATTCACTTTGACTTCATGGACCCTCCTCCTCATGAGACTCTGGTCTTAGCCCTGGAGCAGCTCTACGCTCTGGGAGCACTCAACCACCTGGGAGAGCTCACCAAG CTGGGTCGCAGGATGGCTGAGCTCCCGGTGGACCCCATGCTGAGCAAGATGGTCCTGGCCTCCGAGCA GTACAAGTGTTCAGAGGAAGTGTTGACGATAGCCGCCATGCTGTCAGTAAACAACTCTATTTTCTACCGGCCCAAAGACAAAGTGGTGCACGCCGACAACGCCAGGATGAACTTTGTGGTGCCGGGGGGAGACCACCTGGTGCTGCTCAACGTCTACACACAG TGGTTGGAGAGCGGTTACTCCACGCAGTGGTGCTACGAGAACTTCATCCAGTTCCGCTCCATGAGAAGAGCCCGGGACGTCAGGGACCAGCTGGAGGGTCTGATGGACCGCAttgaggtggaggtggtgagCTCCCAGGGGGACAGCTTGCCCATTCGCAAG GCGGTGACGGCGGGATACTTCTATCACACGGCGCGACTGAGCAAAGGCGGCTACAAGACGGTGAAGCACCAGCAGACGGTCTACGTCCACCCCAACAGCTCTCTGTTCGAGGAGCAGCCGCGCTGGCTCATCTACCACGAGCTGGTCTTCACCACCAAGGAGTTCATGAGACAG GTGATTGAGATAGACAGCGGCTGGCTGCTTGAAGTGGCTCCTCACTACTACAAGAGCAAAGAGCtggaggacagcagcagcaagaaGATGCCCCGCAAGCAGGGAAAAGCAAAAGAGGAGCTGGGATAA
- the rnf183 gene encoding E3 ubiquitin-protein ligase RNF183, whose amino-acid sequence MSDDREGHRPDSHGARQAPNVKPKLSQQGSNSKEDMWKKEKPAKVKRSRSNDSERGRRRERDGHQGDRRRRGRSEEARGRDRREGGSSGRKVKRPENDVEDTECAVCFCTYDNIFRTPKLLACGHTFCLECLARINVTAPELKTLCCPVCRELTDLPHGRDLPHLGNNEDIIGKLPPDMQRALSIRFKRSKGKLLLKNPPPSSPTKSNVLSLPKKSQSGPGTAGEDLHLSALEQGIAPTTVVDVGRPPNRVRGRLRRLFRSDQCYYTVVGSIITITVALMLVGILAFVIIPNVVLYQRPGQGGNHTTHDPPGD is encoded by the coding sequence ATGAGCGATGACCGGGAGGGACACAGGCCCGACAGCCACGGGGCCAGACAGGCCCCCAACGTCAAACCCAAGCTCAGCCAGCAGGGGAGCAACAGCAAGGAGGACATGTGGAAGAAGGAGAAGCCTGCAAAAGTGAAGAGATCCAGGAGCAACGACTCGGAGAGGGGCAGGAGGAGAGAACGGGACGGGCACCAGGGAGACAGGAGGCGGCGGGGGAGGAGCGAGGAGGCCCGGGGAcgggacaggagagagggagggagcagcGGGAGGAAGGTGAAGCGCCCTGAGAACGACGTGGAGGACACTGAGTGCGCCGTGTGTTTCTGCACCTACGACAACATCTTCAGGACCCCCAAGCTGCTGGCGTGCGGGCACACCTTCTGCCTGGAGTGCCTCGCTCGCATCAACGTGACCGCCCCCGAGCTCAAGACGCTGTGCTGCCCCGTGTGCCGCGAGCTGACCGATCTCCCCCACGGCCGGGACCTGCCCCACCTGGGCAACAACGAGGACATCATAGGCAAACTCCCACCGGACATGCAGAGGGCGCTGTCCATCCGGTTCAAGCGCAGCAAGGGCAAGCTGCTCCTGAAGAACCCTCCTCCCAGCAGCCCGACCAAGTCCAACGTCCTCAGCCTGCCCAAGAAGAGCCAGAGCGGTCCGGGGACAGCAGGAGAGGACCTCCACCTGAGCGCACTGGAGCAGGGAATAGCCCCAACCACTGTGGTGGACGTAGGCAGGCCTCCAAACAGGGTCAGAGGTCGCCTGCGCAGGCTTTTCCGCTCGGACCAGTGCTACTACACCGTGGTGGGgtccatcatcaccatcacggTGGCCCTCATGCTGGTGGGGATTCTGGCCTTTGTGATCATACCCAATGTTGTCCTTTACCAGAGGCCCGGTCAGGGAGGGAACCATACGACACACGATCCCCCAGGGGACTAG
- the mgat1a gene encoding LOW QUALITY PROTEIN: alpha-1,3-mannosyl-glycoprotein 2-beta-N-acetylglucosaminyltransferase a (The sequence of the model RefSeq protein was modified relative to this genomic sequence to represent the inferred CDS: inserted 1 base in 1 codon), whose product MLRKRGSLIICGTFLFITWNAILVLLLWGRPPNGQPGEPGREQGEVAPRPTNDVLGDVLRMADTFEAELELQKNILLQIKKQQSLWEPPNKNGPEAVVPRQPVIPILVIACNRVTVRRCLDKLLELRPSAELFPIVVSQDCGHAETAEVIRSYGNQVIHLKQPDLGDIAVRPEHKKFQGYYKISRHYRWALNQVFKTLSHSSAVIVEDDLEVAPDFFEYFQALLPLLKSDPSLWCVSAWNDNGRDGYVDPSKADLLYRTDFFPGLGWMLLRELWEELEPKWPASFWDDWMRQPEQRRNRACIRPEISRTLTFGRKGVSLGQFYDKYLRYIKLNTEFVPFTKLDLSYLKEKTYREHFEKEVYSAPLVTYEDVKQGQLKGSGPFRLQYSRKDSFKVLAKNLGVMDDLKSGVPRTGYRGXVSFISRGRRIYLAPPPGWTQYDPTWS is encoded by the exons ATGCTTCGCAAGAGAGGCTCTCTCATTATTTGTGGTACGTTCCTGTTTATAACCTGGAACGCCATACTGGTGCTTCTGCTGTGGGGCAGACCCCCAAACGGCCAGCCGGGCGAGCCTGGCCGAGAGCAGGGGGAAGTGGCTCCGAGGCCCACTAATGACGTGCTGGGAGATGTGCTCCGCATGGCGGACACCTTCGAGGCAGAGCTCGAACTGCAGAAAAACATCCTGCTGCAGATCAAGAAACAGCAGTCGCTGTGGGAGCCGCCAAACAAAAACGGACCAGAGGCCGTCGTCCCGCGTCAGCCCGTCATTCCCATCCTGGTGATCGCCTGCAACAGGGTCACCGTGAGGCGCTGCTTGGACAAACTCCTGGAGCTCCGTCCTTCTGCGGAGCTTTTCCCAATCGTAGTGAGTCAGGACTGTGGACACGCCGAAACCGCTGAGGTGATCCGCTCTTATGGAAATCAAGTAATTCATCTGAAACAGCCGGACTTGGGAGACATCGCGGTGCGACCGGAGCACAAGAAGTTTCAGGGTTACTACAAAATCTCCAGGCATTACCGCTGGGCTCTCAACCAAGTGTTCAAGACCCTCTCTCATTCCTCTGCCGTGATTGTGGAGGATGACCTCGAG GTGGCGCCAGACTTCTTTGAGTACTTCCAAGCCCTGCTGCCACTCTTGAAATCTGATCCCAGTCTGTGGTGTGTGTCGGCCTGGAATGACAATGGCCGTGACGGCTACGTGGATCCCAGCAAGGCTGACCTGCTCTACAGGACAGACTTCTTTCCTGGTCTCGGGTGGATGCTCCTCAGGGAGCTGTGGGAGGAACTGGAGCCCAAGTGGCCCGCCTCGTTCTGGGACGACTGGATGCGTCAGCCAGAGCAGCGCCGCAACCGCGCCTGCATCCGGCCAGAGATCTCAAGAACTCTAACCTTTGGCCGGAAAGGTGTGAGCCTGGGTCAGTTTTACGACAAGTACCTGCGATACATTAAACTGAATACCGAATTTGTGCCTTTCACCAAGTTAGACCTGAGCTACTTGAAGGAGAAGACATACAGAGAACATTTTGAGAAGGAAGTTTACAGCGCTCCCCTGGTTACATATGAAGATGTTAAGCAAGGGCAGCTAAAAGGAAGTGGGCCCTTCCGCCTTCAATACTCAAGAAAGGACAGTTTCAAAGTGCTGGCCAAAAACCTGGGAGTCATGGATGACTTGAAGTCTGGCGTCCCGAGGACAGGATACAGGG TTGTCAGTTTCATCTCAAGAGGACGCAGGATCTACTTGGCCCCTCCTCCAGGGTGGACCCAGTATGATCCCACCTGGAGCTGA
- the sh3bp5la gene encoding SH3-binding domain protein 5-like, a, translating into MEPGDLRESPAGSGESDGGDWREVMPGADMEVKAAETNGTKLETGLRDTCEEAEGEKQVGEQLHSPYEEELDPRIQEELEHLNEASAEINRLELQLDDARSGYRKILTESARKLNAQSSQLGGCIEKARPYYEARRLAKEAQQETQKAALSYERAVSMHTAAREMVYVAEQGLMADGKNTLDPTWQEMLNHATSKVNEAEEERLRSEREHMRVTHACQEAEARVQMLQKSLKRVIVKSKPYFELKAQFNHILEENKAIVLQLEQHVAKVKARYSIALRNLEQISEQIHAQRGRDQAEGGCTTVCGGRSPPVGAESDVRVQKEVGACGGGPTGTERVDAAIDLEKYKEKENEKERERAGSDSLSVFSLQTIASDLEKYDSIEHLGDLSDVGSVTGDEGEKERGGVVDRRDKLVETSAKVRQQQFYKQHHRSFSL; encoded by the exons ATGGAGCCAGGGGACTTGCGTGAGAGCCCCGCCGGCTCAGGGGAGTCGGACGGCGGGGACTGGAGGGAGGTTATGCCCGGTGCGGACATGGAGGTCAAGGCTGCAGAAACTAATGGGACAAAACTGGAGACTGGGCTCAGGGACACCTGTGAGGAGGCTGAAGGTGAAAAACAAGTCGGGGAGCAATTGCACAGCCCGTATGAGGAGGAACTGGACCCCAGAATCCAG GAAGAGTTGGAGCATCTCAATGAAGCCAGTGCAGAAATCAACAGACTTGAGCTGCAGTTGGAT GATGCCAGATCAGGCTACCGGAAGATCCTCACAGAGTCTGCCAGGAAGCTAAATGCTCAGAGCTCTCAGCTTGGTGGCTGCATTGAGAAAGCAAGACCTTACTATGAAGCTCGTCGCCTTGCAAAAGAG GCACAACAGGAGACCCAGAAGGCAGCTTTGAGCTATGAGCGAGCGGTCTCTATGCACACAGCTGCCAGGGAGATGGTCTATGTGGCTGAGCAGGGTCTGATGGCCGATGGCAAGAACACGCTGGATCCCACCTGGCAGGAGATGCTCAACCATGCTACCTCCAAG GTGAACGAAGCCGAGGAGGAGCGACTCCGCAGTGAGAGGGAGCACATGCGCGTCACACACGCCTGTCAGGAGGCCGAGGCTCGGGTTCAGATGCTGCAAAAGTCCCTCAAAAGAGTCATTGTGAAATCCAAACCTTACTTTGAGCTCAAGGCCCAGTTCAACCACATTCTGGAG GAGAACAAGGCCATAGTGCTGCAGCTGGAACAGCACGTAGCCAAAGTGAAGGCCCGCTACTCCATCGCCTTACGAAACTTGGAACAAATCAGTGAGCAGATTCACGCTCAGAGGGGGAGGGACCAGGCGGAGGGAGGGTGCACCACCGTCTGCGGCGGGCGGAGCCCACCCGTCGGAGCCGAGTCCGACGTCAGAGTTCAGAAAGAAGTGGGAGCCTGCGGCGGTGGCCCGACGGGGACGGAGCGGGTGGATGCAGCCATCGACCTGGAGAAATACAAGGAGAAGGAGAATGAAAAGGAGAGGGAGCGGGCGGGGTCGGATTCACTTTCAGTCTTCAGCCTGCAGACCATCGCTTCCGACTTGGAGAAATATGACTCCATTGAGCACCTCGGGGACCTCAGCGATGTAGGCAGCGTAACCGGGgatgagggggagaaagagagaggcggAGTGGTGGATAGAAGAGACAAGCTGGTGGAAACGAGTGCCAAAGTGCGCCAGCAGCAGTTCTACAAGCAGCATCACCGAAGCTTCAGTTTGTGA